From a region of the Rathayibacter sp. VKM Ac-2804 genome:
- a CDS encoding ParA family protein: MTRRRALLNAQPLPKPETTRVITISNQKGGVGKTTTTVNLAAGLARGDAKVLVIDLDPQGNASTALGIEHRAETASVYDVIVNDTPLADVVQKSPEFASLYGVPATIHLAGAEIELVSLVAREQRLRRALDRMLKGMAEPFDYVFIDCPPSLGLLTINAFVAAREVLIPIQCEYYALEGLSQLLKNIDLIERHLNPNLAVSTILLTMFDGRTNLSNQVAADVREHFPKEVLRAVIPRNVRISEAPSYGQSVISYDPQSSGSLAYLEAAAEIARRGVPKTAAAPTDGEDR, from the coding sequence ATGACGCGTCGGCGGGCGCTGCTGAACGCGCAGCCGCTGCCGAAGCCGGAGACGACCCGCGTCATCACCATCTCGAACCAGAAGGGCGGCGTCGGCAAGACGACCACGACCGTCAACCTCGCGGCCGGCCTGGCACGCGGCGACGCGAAGGTCCTCGTCATCGACCTCGACCCGCAGGGGAATGCGTCGACGGCGCTCGGGATCGAGCACCGCGCCGAGACGGCGAGCGTCTACGACGTCATCGTGAACGACACCCCGCTGGCGGACGTCGTGCAGAAGAGCCCGGAGTTCGCCTCGCTGTACGGCGTGCCCGCGACGATCCACCTCGCCGGCGCCGAGATCGAGCTGGTCTCGCTCGTGGCGCGGGAGCAGCGTCTGCGTCGAGCACTGGACCGGATGCTGAAGGGGATGGCGGAGCCGTTCGACTACGTCTTCATCGACTGCCCGCCCTCGCTCGGTCTCCTCACGATCAATGCGTTCGTCGCCGCGCGTGAGGTGCTGATCCCGATCCAGTGCGAGTACTACGCACTCGAGGGGCTCAGCCAGCTGCTGAAGAACATCGACCTCATCGAGCGGCACCTGAATCCGAACCTGGCGGTGTCGACGATCCTGCTGACGATGTTCGACGGCCGGACGAACCTGTCCAACCAGGTGGCGGCCGATGTGCGCGAGCATTTCCCGAAGGAGGTGCTGCGTGCGGTGATCCCGCGCAACGTGCGGATCTCGGAGGCACCGTCGTACGGCCAGAGCGTGATTAGCTACGACCCGCAGTCCTCCGGCTCGCTCGCCTACCTCGAGGCGGCCGCGGAGATCGCGCGCCGAGGCGTTCCCAAGACCGCTGCTGCACCCACCGATGGAGAGGACCGCTGA
- a CDS encoding ParB/RepB/Spo0J family partition protein, with protein MATKRTGLGRGIGALIPVSDDTRSRPVDVFFPDQIGANDSDDDLVQVPGARLAQLSLSEIVPNAAQPRSVFDQDELAELVHSIREFGVLQPIVVRPVSGRKGAKYELVMGERRFRASKAAGLKTIPAVVKDTADENMLRDALLENLHRAELNPLEEASAYQQLLSDFGITQEALATRLGRSRPQISNTLRLLRLPADVQARVAAGVLSAGHARAVLSVETPELMRRLADKIVNEDLSVRAAEAAATQMKAPKAAPREPEEEQGGHAGHLTTVADHLGDRLNTRVKVTLGARKGQVVIDFATIQDLNRILAEIGEPTEVSLAP; from the coding sequence ATGGCGACCAAGCGCACAGGACTCGGCCGGGGCATCGGCGCCCTGATCCCGGTCAGCGACGACACCCGCTCGCGGCCCGTCGACGTGTTCTTCCCCGACCAGATCGGTGCGAACGACTCGGACGACGATCTCGTGCAGGTTCCTGGAGCGCGGCTGGCTCAGCTGTCGCTCTCGGAGATCGTGCCGAACGCGGCACAGCCCCGGTCGGTGTTCGATCAGGACGAGCTGGCGGAGCTCGTGCACAGCATCCGCGAGTTCGGCGTGCTGCAGCCGATCGTCGTTCGGCCGGTGTCCGGTCGCAAGGGTGCGAAGTACGAGCTGGTGATGGGGGAGCGGCGGTTCCGGGCCTCGAAGGCGGCGGGGCTGAAGACGATCCCCGCGGTGGTCAAGGACACGGCCGACGAGAACATGCTCCGGGACGCGCTCCTGGAGAACCTGCACCGGGCTGAGCTCAACCCGCTGGAGGAGGCGTCGGCGTACCAGCAGCTGCTGAGCGACTTCGGCATCACGCAGGAGGCGCTGGCGACCCGGCTCGGGCGGTCGCGGCCGCAGATCTCGAACACGCTCCGGCTGCTGCGTCTGCCGGCCGATGTGCAGGCGCGCGTCGCGGCGGGCGTGCTCAGTGCAGGGCACGCGCGTGCGGTGCTGTCGGTGGAGACGCCGGAGCTGATGCGGCGCCTGGCCGACAAGATCGTGAACGAGGACCTGTCGGTCCGTGCGGCCGAGGCTGCCGCGACGCAGATGAAGGCTCCGAAGGCGGCTCCGCGCGAGCCGGAGGAGGAGCAGGGCGGCCACGCCGGGCACCTCACGACGGTGGCGGACCACCTCGGCGACCGCCTGAACACGCGGGTGAAGGTGACGCTGGGGGCTCGCAAGGGCCAGGTCGTCATCGACTTCGCCACGATCCAGGACCTGAACCGGATCCTCGCCGAGATCGGCGAGCCGACCGAGGTGTCGCTGGCGCCGTAG
- a CDS encoding D-alanine--D-alanine ligase produces the protein MTSISSADLSSSEEPLDIVVISGGISHERDVSLRSGRRVADRLSAMGHRVTHREPDAGLLAALLKQRPDVVWPAVHGASGEDGALLGLLEAAGFAYVGSQTEAARLAWFKPTAKTLVARAGFSTPRSITLPRETFRELGAAGILEQVQSHLPGPLVVKPAQGGSAQGVSIVTEPGLLSRAMVDAYTYGEVALIEQQVLGTEVSVGVLDLGDGPFALPPVEIAPVAGRYTFEARYTAGETRFYTPARLPEETLAEVSRVAVAIHELLGLRHLSRIDVIVDPDGLPWFFDANVLPGMTETSLIPQAIEASGRYLGDVYSTLARRALLP, from the coding sequence ATGACCTCTATCTCCAGCGCCGATCTCTCGAGCTCCGAGGAGCCCCTGGACATCGTCGTCATCAGCGGCGGCATCAGTCACGAGCGCGACGTCTCCCTGCGCTCCGGCCGCCGCGTCGCCGACCGCCTGTCCGCGATGGGGCACCGGGTCACGCACCGCGAGCCGGACGCCGGTCTGCTCGCAGCGCTGCTGAAGCAGCGCCCGGACGTCGTGTGGCCGGCCGTGCACGGCGCGAGCGGTGAGGACGGCGCGCTGCTCGGGCTGCTCGAGGCGGCGGGCTTCGCGTACGTCGGCTCGCAGACCGAGGCGGCGCGACTCGCCTGGTTCAAGCCGACGGCGAAGACACTGGTCGCGCGGGCCGGCTTCTCGACGCCCCGCTCGATCACCCTCCCCCGCGAGACGTTCCGCGAGCTCGGCGCCGCGGGCATCCTGGAGCAGGTGCAGTCGCACCTCCCCGGACCGCTCGTGGTGAAGCCCGCGCAGGGCGGGTCCGCACAGGGTGTCAGCATCGTCACCGAGCCCGGTCTGCTGTCCCGGGCGATGGTCGATGCCTACACCTACGGCGAGGTCGCACTGATCGAGCAGCAGGTCCTCGGCACAGAGGTCTCGGTCGGTGTCCTCGACCTCGGCGACGGCCCCTTCGCACTCCCCCCGGTGGAGATCGCGCCGGTTGCCGGCCGCTACACCTTCGAGGCCCGCTACACCGCGGGTGAGACCCGCTTCTACACGCCCGCGCGGCTGCCGGAGGAGACGCTCGCCGAGGTCTCCCGCGTCGCGGTCGCCATCCACGAACTGCTCGGCCTCCGCCACCTCTCCCGCATCGACGTCATCGTCGATCCCGACGGCCTCCCCTGGTTCTTCGACGCGAACGTCCTCCCCGGCATGACCGAGACCTCCCTAATTCCCCAGGCCATCGAGGCCTCCGGCCGCTACCTCGGCGACGTCTACTCCACCCTCGCCCGCCGAGCCCTCCTCCCCTGA
- a CDS encoding PLP-dependent aminotransferase family protein, whose protein sequence is MNAGTNLDPWYDSYAERTAGLAASEVRALFAVASRPEVVSLAGGMPFVSALPQDLVTDAMATVMREQGPVALQYGSGQGVPVLREQILEVMALEGISASADDVVVTTGSQHALELVSKLFLDPGDVVLSEGPSYVTAMVIFRSYQAEIEHVAMDEHGLIPEALREHIAHVRAAGKRIKFLYTIPTFHNPAGVTLSWERRVEILEICKSEGILVLEDNPYGLLYFEDVPPKAMRSLEEDGVIYLGTFSKTLAPGFRIGWALAPHAIRERLILANEAAVLSPSSFSQLVISQYLATADWRGQIDTFRAVYRERKEAMIRGLETHLPGLTWTNPNGGFYVWVTLPEELESKAMLPRAVKELVAYTPGTAFFGNGDGRRNIRLSFCYPTPERIGDGIRRLATVINGELDLLSTFAGTGARTSDPVEQRDAALPPQIL, encoded by the coding sequence ATCAACGCCGGCACCAATCTCGACCCCTGGTACGACTCCTACGCGGAGCGCACGGCCGGCCTCGCGGCCAGCGAGGTCCGAGCCCTGTTCGCCGTCGCCTCCCGCCCCGAGGTGGTCTCGCTCGCCGGTGGCATGCCGTTCGTCTCCGCCCTCCCCCAGGACCTCGTGACCGACGCCATGGCCACCGTCATGCGCGAGCAGGGCCCGGTCGCGCTGCAGTACGGCTCCGGTCAGGGCGTCCCGGTGCTGCGCGAGCAGATCCTCGAGGTGATGGCGCTCGAGGGCATCTCGGCCAGCGCCGACGACGTCGTCGTCACCACCGGCTCGCAGCACGCCCTCGAGCTGGTCTCGAAGCTGTTCCTCGATCCGGGCGACGTGGTCCTGTCCGAGGGCCCGAGCTACGTCACCGCGATGGTCATCTTCCGCTCCTACCAGGCCGAGATCGAGCACGTCGCGATGGACGAGCACGGCCTGATCCCCGAGGCGCTGCGCGAGCACATCGCGCACGTGCGGGCCGCAGGGAAGCGGATCAAGTTCCTTTACACGATCCCGACCTTCCACAACCCGGCCGGCGTCACGCTGAGCTGGGAGCGCCGCGTCGAGATCCTCGAGATCTGCAAGAGCGAGGGAATCCTCGTCCTCGAGGACAACCCGTACGGCCTGCTCTACTTCGAGGACGTGCCGCCGAAGGCGATGCGCTCCCTCGAGGAGGACGGCGTGATCTACCTCGGCACCTTCTCCAAGACCCTCGCGCCCGGGTTCCGCATCGGCTGGGCGCTCGCACCCCACGCCATCCGGGAGCGCCTGATCCTGGCGAACGAGGCGGCCGTTCTGAGCCCGTCGTCCTTCAGCCAGCTCGTCATCTCGCAGTACCTGGCGACGGCCGACTGGCGCGGTCAGATCGACACCTTCCGCGCCGTCTACCGCGAGCGCAAGGAGGCGATGATCCGCGGCCTGGAGACCCACCTGCCGGGTCTCACCTGGACGAATCCGAACGGCGGCTTCTACGTCTGGGTCACCCTCCCCGAGGAGCTCGAGTCGAAGGCGATGCTTCCCCGGGCCGTGAAGGAGCTGGTCGCCTACACGCCCGGGACGGCGTTCTTCGGCAACGGCGACGGCCGCCGGAACATCCGGCTGTCGTTCTGCTACCCGACTCCGGAGCGGATCGGCGACGGCATCCGGCGCCTCGCGACCGTCATCAACGGCGAGCTCGACCTCCTGTCCACCTTCGCCGGCACGGGTGCGCGCACGAGCGACCCGGTCGAGCAGCGTGACGCCGCCCTGCCGCCGCAGATCCTCTGA
- the trxA gene encoding thioredoxin has product MSTAKSVTDASFQADVLDSEKTVLVDFWAEWCGPCRMVAPILDQISAEHGDKIEIVKLNVDENPQIAAKYQITSIPAMKVYQKGEVVKTVIGAKPKPALEADLAAFL; this is encoded by the coding sequence ATGTCCACCGCGAAGAGCGTCACCGACGCATCGTTCCAGGCCGATGTCCTCGACTCCGAGAAGACCGTCCTGGTCGACTTCTGGGCCGAGTGGTGCGGTCCCTGCCGCATGGTCGCCCCGATCCTCGACCAGATCTCGGCCGAGCACGGCGACAAGATCGAGATCGTCAAGCTGAACGTCGACGAGAACCCGCAGATCGCCGCGAAGTACCAGATCACCTCGATCCCGGCGATGAAGGTCTACCAGAAGGGCGAGGTCGTCAAGACCGTCATCGGAGCCAAGCCGAAGCCCGCTCTCGAGGCAGACCTGGCCGCGTTCCTCTGA
- the trxB gene encoding thioredoxin-disulfide reductase, whose protein sequence is MRDIVIIGSGPAGWTAAIYAARADLHPVVVASSVEIGGDLMNTTDVENFPGFPDGVLGPELMTAMQKQAEKFGAETFYDDVLSLDLEGETKTIHLGSGESIEAKTVVIATGSAYRKLGLHDEDRLSGHGVSWCATCDGFFFKGKTIAVVGGGDSAMEEATFLTKFAEKVYVIHRKDSLRASKVMQKRARDNEKIEFVWNTEVTGITGENHVNGVKLRDTVDGTESTLELDGLFIAIGNDPRTHIVHGKLDLTTDGTIAVTGRSSQTSVAGVFAAGDVIDPTYRQAVTAAASGTVAALDAEHYLAALTDGIASTEGTPAAELLTL, encoded by the coding sequence GTGCGCGACATCGTCATCATCGGATCCGGCCCTGCAGGCTGGACGGCCGCCATCTACGCGGCGCGCGCCGATCTGCACCCCGTCGTGGTCGCCTCGTCCGTCGAGATCGGCGGCGACCTGATGAACACCACCGACGTCGAGAACTTCCCCGGCTTCCCCGACGGCGTCCTCGGCCCCGAGCTGATGACGGCGATGCAGAAGCAGGCCGAGAAGTTCGGTGCGGAGACGTTCTACGACGACGTCCTGTCGCTCGACCTCGAGGGCGAGACCAAGACGATCCACCTCGGCTCCGGCGAGAGCATCGAGGCGAAGACCGTCGTCATCGCCACCGGCTCGGCCTACCGCAAGCTCGGCCTGCACGACGAGGACCGACTCTCGGGACACGGTGTCTCATGGTGCGCCACCTGCGACGGCTTCTTCTTCAAGGGCAAGACCATCGCCGTCGTCGGCGGCGGCGACTCCGCGATGGAGGAGGCGACCTTCCTCACCAAGTTCGCGGAGAAGGTCTACGTCATCCACCGCAAGGACTCGCTCCGCGCGTCCAAGGTCATGCAGAAGCGCGCCCGCGACAACGAGAAGATCGAGTTCGTCTGGAACACCGAGGTCACCGGCATCACCGGTGAGAACCACGTGAACGGCGTCAAGCTGCGCGACACGGTCGACGGCACCGAGTCGACGCTCGAGCTCGACGGCCTCTTCATCGCGATCGGCAACGACCCGCGCACCCACATCGTCCACGGCAAGCTCGACCTGACGACCGACGGCACGATCGCCGTCACCGGCCGCTCGTCGCAGACCTCTGTGGCGGGCGTGTTCGCCGCCGGCGACGTGATCGACCCGACCTACCGTCAGGCCGTCACCGCCGCAGCGTCGGGCACCGTCGCCGCCCTCGACGCCGAGCACTACCTCGCCGCCCTCACCGATGGCATCGCCAGCACCGAGGGAACCCCGGCGGCCGAGCTCCTCACCCTCTAG
- a CDS encoding Pr6Pr family membrane protein, with amino-acid sequence MRSTFVLLRVLVAAAVLTATTVSFLDSHAFWVEARFRDRATLTANFFSYITVEICLLAVVVLLIGAVVLARGALPEPRWFAWLRAGVVTYMVVIGVVYNLLLRGTVVTGAGAGQEWTNEVMHVMAPLALILDWLFAPGRRRLSWAVVPALLAFPVAWFVYTSVRAPLVYDQMKHEQVWYPYPFLDPRLADPPIVPGGMIAVVFYVAAMTAVFASAGWLTVLISRRSIGQRSDLESSRAKEPVSASFSTPSRRSAPRP; translated from the coding sequence ATGCGCTCCACGTTCGTCCTGCTCCGCGTGCTCGTCGCGGCCGCCGTCCTCACCGCGACCACGGTGAGCTTCCTCGACTCCCACGCGTTCTGGGTCGAGGCCCGCTTCCGCGACCGTGCGACCCTCACCGCCAACTTCTTCAGCTACATCACCGTCGAGATCTGCCTGCTCGCGGTGGTCGTCCTGCTGATCGGCGCCGTGGTCCTCGCCCGCGGCGCCCTGCCCGAACCGCGCTGGTTCGCGTGGCTGCGCGCCGGGGTCGTCACCTACATGGTCGTGATCGGAGTGGTCTACAACCTGCTCCTGCGCGGCACGGTGGTCACCGGGGCCGGGGCGGGGCAGGAGTGGACCAACGAGGTCATGCACGTCATGGCGCCGCTCGCGCTGATCCTGGACTGGCTGTTCGCGCCCGGACGGCGCCGCCTCTCGTGGGCCGTCGTCCCGGCGCTGCTCGCCTTCCCCGTCGCCTGGTTCGTCTACACGAGCGTCCGGGCACCGCTCGTCTACGACCAGATGAAGCACGAGCAGGTCTGGTACCCGTACCCGTTCCTCGATCCGCGCCTGGCCGACCCGCCGATCGTCCCCGGCGGGATGATCGCGGTGGTCTTCTACGTCGCCGCCATGACCGCGGTCTTCGCCTCGGCCGGCTGGCTGACGGTCCTGATCTCGCGCCGGTCGATCGGGCAGCGCAGCGACCTCGAGAGCTCGAGAGCGAAAGAGCCGGTCAGCGCCTCTTTCTCAACCCCTTCTCGCCGGTCCGCGCCACGACCCTGA